CTAGCTGCAGATTACATATTATACACAATTAAAACCTAGACAAACAAACCCGACAAAATAATAGGATTGAAGGCTAAATTAGTTTCACTATATGCTACAGCTAAATTATACATCCATGCAGAAACAGACAACATTTGGTGTTTGGAATTCAATCTAAAATTATCCTTGGGGGAAGGTGTACACCAGGAGCTTGTTCTGGATACGTAGCAAGTTTTACAATAGAACCAGTAGTGAGGTTGTACCTTCTCTGTATTTCTGTAAATCCTCCACATAGAACTTTCTCCACCCAGTTCTCCACCTCCGAATCCCTGTCCGAGACATATTGAGCTTTAAGCAATTGCTCCATCACTTCTGTCTGAATCTGTAATACACATTCAGATCCAAGAACCTTTTTGAAGTTACCTCTGATCACGTTCAACAATCTATCCACAAGTGCATCAAAATCATAAGGTTTAAAAACAACTGTTTCATCAACCAGGTCACACAAATTTTGCAACCAAAGGCTTTTGTTTTCGGTTGTGACATGTTCGGGGTTTCCTTCATTGGTTAGTTTCTGTTCATTTTCTTCGGCTGGGAGATTCAAATCTAACTGCCAGCCTGATGCTGTATGTGCCCTTTTAGCTGTATCAGAGAGTATATCTTGATCATGAAATTCCTTGTCACCAATCAACTTACGTTTGCTTAGGAAATTTAGATTAGGAATGGCATCCATTGATTTGTTAGTGACACCGATGCTTTGGCTTCTGTGGTCTCCAATCACATGTTTGACGCGTAGCTTGATACCTCCCCCCTTTGCCTTCAGTATTCTTTCCTCAGAATAGTTGGAAGGTTCACCAGTTGAAATGCAACTATTTTGGTAATCTGAGAAAGATAAAACAAACACAGTATTGTTTACACTAACTTCTCTTCCACGAGAGTCTGTTATTTTTCCTGTCTTGATGGCTTGAGACAAACTTTTTTGAGCTAGAATATCTGCCTTGTCTACATTTTCAAGCAAAACCACGGACAAGGGTTTTTTGCAACACTCCCCTACAATAAAATCAAGGGTAGTTTTCCCTCTGAATTTCGCATTGCATCCTTTCATTTCTTCAGAACTTAGATCCACAAAAATAAAGCTTTCCCGGCTGCCATACAAAAACTCGGCTAGAGAGACGgcaattttctttttaccaaGTCTGTCAGGTCCGACAAAATTCATCCAGATGTCTCCAGGCTGATTTACTCCACGGTGTTTGACCCTTTTTGTTGAGCTGGAAACTATTGTTTTGATGATAGCCTGTAAAGCCTCGTCTTGCCAGCTTACCTCCTTGGAAAGAGCTTCAAAAAGAAATTTGGGATTTTTTGCATCGACTTGTCCACAATAGTCAAAACTTAAGCAGGAGGAAGACTGCGATGGATGCTTCAAGATATTCCCATCAGCCAAATTTAAGTTTGAAGAAAACAGACTTGGGATTTCCTTTGGAGGCTCCATTGTGTATTGAACAGTAGGTTTCTTTAGCTTATTGCTGGTAGGAGAAGAGCATATTCCTAACCCGAGGTCTGTGGTTACAGAAGTTACAGATGTGGGAGACATTTGACTTCCATCACACACGCTTGAATTGGACATGTTGCACGATCTTAGGTCACCTGACTCGTGATCTTCCACTTTCTGAAATATCTCAGCAAGTTTTGAAGTATATTTCTCCTGCTTTGCCTTGAAAACTTCAGGAAAAGGACTACTTGAGTGTGACGCGGGCATCATTTGCATGCCAACAGGTACATGGGAGTTGAGATTGATGTAGTCACTGGGTGATTTGTCTGTCATTTTGCTGCTGCAATTGTCAGcatcttcctttttcttgtCAGCACCACACTGAAACCCCACAACATTTGCATCTTGCTGGTGGAGATGCTGGGATAACTTGTCTAAGTTCTTACGCAGTGGCCCAGGTTCACTACTATCAAGCAAAACGTCATTATCTTTGGTCTGCActgaatgaaagaaaagtggtttttacacaaacaaaacaaaaaggacTTCATTGATAAAGCATAAATCAATTCCAGATGTTTTACAATACAATCAACAGAACTACAGCTGCATTCGAAGAGTGATCTGCAAGGATGTCTCTTAGGAGATGTGCTAACTTATTAACTACCAATACAAAACGAGCGAATAGAAGAGACTATAATGCAATACGGttagtttttcaattaatttaatatcacGTGAACCGATAGTCCACGTATCAGATATAACAGAACCGATACTACTCTTGAACTTAGCCCAAAGGCCGAGAGAGACATCAAACAAAGTACAATACGGTTATAGTAGCAAATGTGaaccatttcattttaaacacAATCAGGAACAGTAAGTAAACATACAAATGCTTGTTTAGTCTCTAATTTCCGTTCctgtgaaaaaaatatcaattccCTACAAAGGCAAGGATCAACccattttaaacaattaatcaGATACTCACCACACAACTgtagataaaaataatcaaacactTCATCAGTGGaatacttataaaaaatttcactcGTCAGCCCAGCAAAGCAAGAGTACTCACTGTTTTTTGTGTAACCAGTCATTTGACATctttgaaacaaaaaatgacAGCATGGAATATTTGATACAAAAACAACGGTTCGATTTTTGTTGATCAGCTATTAATACCACACACCCGGACAACTTAAGAAGAGCTAGTCAAAGGGTTTTAAGGcttttgaaacattaaatttaagCAGATGTTACCAGActgactaattattttaaataatacaaaaagcTTGTAATTTCAAGAACTGCACAAGCTTAGGGTTTACGATAATTGTGCACAACATTTTTTTAGCGGGAAAAAGTAATTTGAAAATTCACAATACAAAATAGGTCCATCTCCCCATTCTAACTTGCTCGCAATNNNNNNNNNNNNNNNNNNNNNNNNNNNNNNAGCTTGACCTTAAATCtagtttgttttaaattttctccTTTTCGATGTTGGTAAATAGCCACACTCgtgtttttttaaattcctatacaaataaatttataatgaatcAGATTGACGTATCTGAATGGTACACACCTTAACATTCAATCCCTTTGATGTGCCAAATTCTGCAATCTGTAACCACGGAGGCAAGCTAGAATGATGGGAATCAGCAGCTGAAGAAGCAGAAAGCCTTTCCTTGGAAGCACCAAGAACATCATGTTCACACCTTTCACCACACTGATGACAGTGCGGAACACAATAAAACGATCCATTAGGTGGACCTTTTAAATCAGACTGTGACGAAAAAAAGCCACCAAATGGCACAAATGAATCCATTAAGctgtaaaacaaaaaattacagTTTAGACAAAACATGCACAAAACTAATCACTGCGTGAAAAATCCAGATCCACTTCGCCGTCATTCAAAATAACAGTAAAACTATCACCTAAAACCTCTTACTTCAAGTCCAGAACAACCCAATCCAAACTTTTTGACCCAAAATGCTTTAAAATGCAAATAGcgttttaaaaatagtttttttttttttacgcaTATGATTGCAAGGAGTATAATTGGTTTTTGACCACACTAATTAATCAAAAGTAAGTTACTTCCATAGAATCAGGTTTTTTCCATACAGAATCAAGTCTCCAATACTTGCAACACGAACCCATCACAACTCAATCAAACCACTTGCTAGTATGTATTGAAAAACACTTCAGAGTCAAATTAATAAAGCTTATcccatgaaaaaaaataataaataaacaaacttgACACACGTTGACGTTAACAGACCCCTCGAACTTAAAACTTTGCTgaatattaaacattaaaaattaaaaaagtgatCAACACATGcacatcttttcttttaatcttttttatatattgtcccctttcattttttttttaatttctgataAAAAAAGCGACATCAAAGTTCAAGAAatggaataataataataatattataatatttaaaaaggcACGTTTTACCTGGACCTGGGGCGGTGATAGGATTCAGAAGGCTTGACAGAGGTGATAGGCAGAAGCTGCAAATCCCACTCTTTCTCTATGCAAGGAAACTTCCCCACGAATTTCAAGTAACTCTCGTAACTAGCAGCAGCACCCATTAACCAAAACTTATCATAATGAACCTGCAACAGCTTCGCCAATTCCCCAACCACACCCCTCAAACCCTCACCACCACCTTCTTCGTCGCTCACAAAACCCTTCAAGTCCCCGAAACTCACAACAACACCAGGTCCCACACACTGCTCTGCCAAGCTCCCAATCTCCCTCACGCGCTTCCCCACACCCTCCGCATCCCCACGAGCCACCTCATCCGCAATGCAAACCACCTTCAGCCCCGATAGCTCCACCGGCAGAACACCCTCCCTCCGTTTCTCCACAGCCTCCACAAAGCTCCGGAGAGCGTCGCCGGCGCACGCTCCAAGAAGCAGCGGATTCCGCCCCCGACTCCGCACCAGAACCTCCCCGATTCGCCGGTAATTTTCGCCGCCACCGTCTTCCCCGCCGAAGAAGAAAGGAAACCGCCGCGGCGGCTCGGATAAATTGCAGAGGAAAATCGGCGGCCCTCGAGGGCGCAGAGGGCGGAGGATGGCGAGTTTGATGTCGGAGCTCCGGAAACCAGCTTCGGCGAAGACCCGGCTTACGACGGGGTCGTCCAGGATTGACAGAATCAAATGCTGAAGCTCTACTTTGacagaagaaacagaaaagggtTGTtggtggttt
The sequence above is drawn from the Vigna radiata var. radiata cultivar VC1973A chromosome 3, Vradiata_ver6, whole genome shotgun sequence genome and encodes:
- the LOC106757706 gene encoding protein SMAX1-LIKE 8 → MPTPVAAARQCLTADAARALDEAVSVARRRGHAQTTSLHAVSALLSLPSSSLLRDACSRARNCAYSPRLQFKALDLCLSVSLDRAPSSHSHLSSDHDPPVSNSLMAAIKRSQANQRRHPDNFHFYHHQQTHHNLNLNQNQNHQQPFSVSSVKVELQHLILSILDDPVVSRVFAEAGFRSSDIKLAILRPLRPRGPPIFLCNLSEPPRRFPFFFGGEDGGGENYRRIGEVLVRSRGRNPLLLGACAGDALRSFVEAVEKRREGVLPVELSGLKVVCIADEVARGDAEGVGKRVREIGSLAEQCVGPGVVVSFGDLKGFVSDEEGGGEGLRGVVGELAKLLQVHYDKFWLMGAAASYESYLKFVGKFPCIEKEWDLQLLPITSVKPSESYHRPRSSLMDSFVPFGGFFSSQSDLKGPPNGSFYCVPHCHQCGERCEHDVLGASKERLSASSAADSHHSSLPPWLQIAEFGTSKGLNVKTKDNDVLLDSSEPGPLRKNLDKLSQHLHQQDANVVGFQCGADKKKEDADNCSSKMTDKSPSDYINLNSHVPVGMQMMPASHSSSPFPEVFKAKQEKYTSKLAEIFQKVEDHESGDLRSCNMSNSSVCDGSQMSPTSVTSVTTDLGLGICSSPTSNKLKKPTVQYTMEPPKEIPSLFSSNLNLADGNILKHPSQSSSCLSFDYCGQVDAKNPKFLFEALSKEVSWQDEALQAIIKTIVSSSTKRVKHRGVNQPGDIWMNFVGPDRLGKKKIAVSLAEFLYGSRESFIFVDLSSEEMKGCNAKFRGKTTLDFIVGECCKKPLSVVLLENVDKADILAQKSLSQAIKTGKITDSRGREVSVNNTVFVLSFSDYQNSCISTGEPSNYSEERILKAKGGGIKLRVKHVIGDHRSQSIGVTNKSMDAIPNLNFLSKRKLIGDKEFHDQDILSDTAKRAHTASGWQLDLNLPAEENEQKLTNEGNPEHVTTENKSLWLQNLCDLVDETVVFKPYDFDALVDRLLNVIRGNFKKVLGSECVLQIQTEVMEQLLKAQYVSDRDSEVENWVEKVLCGGFTEIQRRYNLTTGSIVKLATYPEQAPGVHLPPRIILD